One stretch of Tepidibacter hydrothermalis DNA includes these proteins:
- a CDS encoding ester cyclase, which translates to MSQSKKYPIIDINKHLQENWTEQETENAKIVVDFFQHLMNEHDFDYTMEKYGNVPYTQHNRAIPNEMSGLISYVKTLTKRFPEYSFDVKRIYADGDFILLHSHTTMMAKHRGNEKKGFIITDTFRLKNGKLVEHWDAIQPIDTFSRLLFLMTGGSINNNNPTF; encoded by the coding sequence ATGAGTCAATCAAAAAAATATCCAATAATTGATATCAACAAACATTTACAAGAAAATTGGACAGAACAAGAAACAGAAAATGCAAAAATCGTCGTGGACTTTTTTCAACATTTGATGAATGAACATGACTTTGACTACACAATGGAGAAATACGGTAATGTTCCATACACACAACACAACAGAGCTATACCAAATGAAATGTCTGGACTTATTAGCTATGTGAAAACACTGACCAAGAGATTCCCTGAGTATTCTTTTGATGTGAAGCGAATATATGCTGATGGTGATTTCATCCTCTTGCATAGCCATACCACAATGATGGCGAAACACAGGGGCAATGAGAAAAAAGGATTTATTATTACTGATACATTTCGATTAAAAAATGGAAAACTGGTAGAGCACTGGGATGCAATCCAACCAATTGACACTTTCTCAAGACTCTTGTTCTTAATGACAGGCGGAAGTATAAATAATAACAATCCAACTTTCTAA
- a CDS encoding TetR/AcrR family transcriptional regulator: protein MSKYNREEILQSGVEILTMKGFSGLGVQHVLKACGIPKGSFYNFFENKDAFVIEAIKLYSRKVKFILEQIDNDSTLNPIEKITKYYSIANDFFFNKGNLRTCPMMNIVSDGVENEAIIELIHSSIDMHKDFIAKWIDSAMTLELISNQIDPVRLTHMIYDNYHGAVLRMKYENSELPLNNFISNVLPFYLK from the coding sequence ATGTCAAAATACAATAGAGAGGAAATTTTGCAATCTGGTGTTGAAATTCTAACGATGAAGGGGTTTTCAGGGTTAGGCGTTCAACACGTATTAAAAGCTTGCGGGATTCCAAAAGGATCCTTTTATAATTTCTTTGAAAACAAAGATGCATTTGTTATCGAAGCAATAAAGCTTTACAGCAGAAAAGTAAAATTCATTTTAGAACAGATAGATAATGATAGCACTCTGAATCCGATTGAGAAGATTACAAAGTATTATTCTATTGCGAATGATTTCTTTTTCAATAAGGGCAACCTTAGAACATGTCCAATGATGAATATTGTTTCAGATGGTGTGGAAAATGAGGCCATTATCGAGTTAATTCATAGCAGTATAGATATGCACAAAGATTTCATAGCAAAATGGATTGACAGCGCAATGACCTTGGAACTCATTTCAAATCAAATAGATCCTGTTCGATTAACACATATGATTTATGATAACTATCATGGTGCAGTATTGAGGATGAAATATGAGAATTCAGAGTTGCCACTCAACAACTTCATTAGTAATGTACTACCATTTTACTTAAAGTAA
- a CDS encoding NADH:flavin oxidoreductase, translating to MNFENLQVSKALELRNMTIKNRIVRSATHSMLGNLDGTISQDELKMYDELASNEIGLIIAGQFFVSKDGIVAPGSNELINDDHAKYAKKIKEIVEPNDTKVIAQINHAGIQAYSQDPFGPSEFDLEDGRVAREMTIDEITRVKSDFVESAVRAQKSRMDGVQLHAAHGYLLCEFLKPSINKRTDNYGGSSENRFRIVREILEEIKEACGEAYPVFIKIDSNDLIETATYNDDLDYMMFQLEALGIEAVEFSGSDFATKKYSDHNYFLDSALEIKGDRNIATMVVGGVRNFNDMETVLTSGVDMVSLSRPFITEPDLITRLKKGQEKSRCVSCSKCSTVGRKRCILNTF from the coding sequence ATGAATTTCGAAAATCTGCAAGTATCTAAAGCACTAGAGCTAAGAAACATGACAATCAAGAATAGAATTGTAAGATCAGCGACGCATAGTATGCTTGGTAATCTTGATGGGACCATCAGCCAAGATGAGCTTAAAATGTATGATGAATTGGCATCCAATGAAATCGGGCTCATTATTGCAGGTCAGTTTTTCGTTTCAAAGGACGGTATTGTTGCACCGGGCTCAAATGAACTGATTAATGACGATCATGCTAAATATGCAAAAAAAATCAAGGAAATTGTAGAGCCGAACGACACAAAGGTTATTGCACAAATCAACCATGCTGGTATCCAAGCTTATTCACAAGATCCATTCGGACCGTCTGAATTTGATTTAGAAGATGGTAGAGTTGCAAGAGAGATGACGATTGATGAAATTACTAGAGTGAAAAGTGATTTTGTTGAATCCGCTGTGCGTGCACAGAAATCAAGAATGGATGGTGTGCAATTACACGCTGCTCATGGGTATCTTTTATGCGAATTCCTGAAGCCATCTATCAATAAACGTACGGATAACTATGGCGGAAGCTCAGAAAACAGATTTAGAATTGTACGCGAGATATTGGAAGAAATTAAAGAAGCCTGTGGTGAAGCTTATCCAGTATTCATAAAGATCGATTCCAATGATCTGATAGAAACTGCTACGTATAATGACGATCTAGATTACATGATGTTTCAGCTTGAGGCGCTTGGTATAGAAGCGGTTGAATTCAGTGGTTCAGATTTCGCAACGAAGAAATATTCAGATCATAATTATTTCTTGGATAGCGCCCTTGAGATCAAAGGTGATAGGAATATCGCGACTATGGTTGTTGGTGGTGTAAGAAACTTTAATGATATGGAAACTGTATTAACATCAGGTGTAGATATGGTTTCATTGTCTAGACCATTTATCACTGAACCAGACCTTATTACACGTTTAAAAAAGGGTCAGGAAAAATCACGTTGTGTCAGCTGTAGTAAGTGTTCGACTGTTGGTAGAAAAAGATGTATTCTGAATACGTTTTAG
- a CDS encoding tRNA dihydrouridine synthase, whose product MEIKELKIGNIIIPCNVLMAPLAGYTCYPFRILCSELGAGLCYTEMVNCNSLRYKDKATQKLLFTTAEEKVKATQLVGSDPRIMEKMARSNYFEEFDIIDINMGCPVPNLFKSGQGSALLGDLKKASSIIKGCKKSGKIITVKIRVGIREDKMISAEVAKMCEDSGADMITIHGRSRNMMYSGTPYFDQIEQAKSVVRIPVIANGGIFSVPDAEKMMNLTGADGVMIARYALENPFIFSELTHKEIQKNKYTIISEQIDLTSKHYDETFTLSYIKRLVSFCMRTEKGTKKYKQELYKSGNISELEYIIRKIFYKEREID is encoded by the coding sequence TTGGAGATAAAAGAATTAAAAATAGGCAATATAATTATACCATGTAATGTTCTTATGGCACCGCTTGCAGGATATACATGTTATCCTTTTAGAATTCTGTGCAGTGAGCTAGGGGCAGGACTTTGTTATACAGAAATGGTAAATTGTAACTCACTTAGATATAAGGATAAAGCAACGCAAAAACTACTTTTTACAACAGCAGAAGAAAAGGTAAAGGCTACTCAATTAGTAGGTTCTGATCCAAGAATAATGGAGAAAATGGCAAGAAGTAATTATTTTGAAGAATTCGATATAATAGATATTAATATGGGTTGTCCAGTGCCCAATTTGTTCAAAAGTGGACAAGGAAGTGCACTTCTTGGAGATCTAAAAAAAGCATCCTCTATTATTAAAGGCTGTAAGAAGAGTGGAAAGATAATTACTGTTAAAATTCGTGTAGGAATTAGAGAAGATAAAATGATTTCAGCAGAAGTTGCAAAAATGTGTGAAGATTCTGGAGCAGACATGATTACTATACATGGCAGAAGTAGGAATATGATGTATAGTGGAACTCCTTATTTCGACCAGATAGAACAAGCAAAGTCGGTGGTTAGAATACCTGTAATTGCTAATGGGGGTATATTTTCGGTACCAGATGCTGAAAAAATGATGAATCTTACAGGCGCAGATGGCGTGATGATTGCGAGATATGCTCTTGAAAATCCATTTATATTCAGTGAACTTACACACAAAGAAATACAAAAGAATAAATATACTATAATATCTGAGCAGATTGATTTAACATCAAAGCATTATGACGAGACATTCACACTTTCTTACATCAAAAGACTTGTTTCTTTTTGTATGAGGACAGAAAAAGGAACTAAAAAGTATAAACAAGAATTATATAAATCTGGTAATATATCAGAACTTGAATACATTATAAGAAAAATTTTTTATAAAGAGAGAGAGATTGATTAA
- a CDS encoding leucine-rich repeat domain-containing protein: MEHGFIIEDGILESYTLKNSFVKVPDNVKVIGKGAFKGCTFIEQVVLPETITEIMDTAFKGCKNLKKINFPSKLTHIGEYAFHRCHSLHSAKLSDEVKSLSNCAFLYCDSLEYVSIPGVIYLGRQVFVNNVNLKEIEISKDLDTSRISDIFTGCSRISKISLSDGTICNIDSVIEVISSHSNVHAVVKAIAVDIYRMMEIHDGILIKLLVNVKDLEIPNRIAGIAKSCFFNRKGIVSVKMPESLTYIGSRAFRNCINLERIQFANENVNISKDAFKNCTSLKYVTLSDGSTYELKGLPDTSDESIPKIVRTIHSQILNNFFISGTTLIQYRGNEERVVVPEGIAIIGEKAFAGNEAVGKVILPDSIREIHEEAFSDCILLQTINVPEGLEYIGESSFENCLKLIRIDLPESLTKIEKAAFNRCKKLNQVIFGSEMKEIESLAFYGCNSLKNVHLPEKLINIGDMVFYKCFSLKEITLPESLCRLGNNVFTSSGIKSANIKCDLKECGTDIFSQCDKLRKLTFEEGVTYIGDKFAFRCSSLKYVNIPSTIEYIGKNAFEGSIYIKDTVQNGKIGNIFVDGSELSGNIVISDGITAIAGGAFYGNTKITSVTFPKSLIRIGSRCFCGCTSLKNITLPRDLTVVEEGVFAYCTSLENVSSQGKITYISDNAFYGCSNLSQVPSSQVVHIGENTFSGCKKLDYFNMNCTSIQAHAFRNTAFLDRLRNLSPLVIISNTVVDGKYCTKDVIIPEGVVNISPYAFAGNHSINRILLPKSLVTIGDGAFSGCKNIKEIHIPHLIKYIGRKAFEKCVSLTNVSGNSEDIGEGAFSYCVNLKNVILKGRVSLGKDVFCGCEVLEVCQCKELEYISESCFSECTSLSDFDFSNIKFIGRSAFSGCSSLKSISLNADTYVDAHAFEDCGSLEEVILSEEGMKHGSYAFAGCTDLKVIRIGEKKYIIDQYPSVFEKQTPDIVKSIYNSAISCFDIDENLSLFGYINKGSSVCIPKGIKTIEREVFKDAMNLEEIYIPKSVEYIGERAFDNTMWLEKQRVISPMVIVNNILIDASLCQGEVIIPNYVKRVSGWAFANCYELTKVTFSNSKTVLEEYAFRNCINFKKVITADGKEYRLTRISDRNDEMLPSSVKQIFMDCLNCFKADENDVLVECTGNIVNLILPDGITAIGDSGFKNSNLLTHITLTKDIVSIGKSAFEQCKWLVSVKNALNVRIIDKLAFSGCYSLESVALSDNLEYIGMRAFEHCTSLKSIVIPEGITEIPEKTFYRCKSLETVYLPSTLKTIGREAFAFCYELRKINFPKGLEIIDSRAFAWCSKINKKYLLEDISVEADSFSIDSL; this comes from the coding sequence ATGGAACATGGATTTATTATTGAAGATGGAATTTTAGAATCATATACACTTAAAAATTCCTTTGTTAAGGTTCCTGATAATGTTAAGGTAATAGGCAAAGGAGCCTTCAAGGGATGTACATTTATTGAACAAGTTGTTCTTCCTGAAACTATAACGGAGATTATGGACACTGCTTTTAAGGGATGTAAAAATTTGAAAAAAATCAACTTTCCTTCAAAACTCACTCATATAGGAGAATATGCTTTTCATAGATGTCATTCGCTACATAGTGCAAAGTTATCTGATGAAGTTAAAAGTCTTAGTAATTGTGCGTTTTTATACTGTGATAGTCTTGAATATGTTTCTATCCCAGGAGTGATATATCTAGGCAGGCAGGTATTCGTAAATAATGTGAATTTAAAAGAAATAGAAATTTCAAAAGACTTAGATACATCACGTATATCCGATATCTTTACAGGCTGCAGCAGAATTTCTAAGATCAGCTTATCGGACGGAACTATTTGTAATATTGATAGTGTGATCGAAGTCATCTCTTCACATTCTAATGTACATGCTGTAGTTAAAGCAATTGCAGTTGATATATATAGAATGATGGAGATTCATGATGGTATATTGATAAAATTACTTGTCAATGTGAAGGATTTGGAGATACCAAATAGAATAGCAGGCATTGCAAAGAGCTGTTTTTTTAATAGAAAAGGCATTGTGTCTGTAAAGATGCCTGAATCATTGACTTATATTGGAAGCAGGGCATTTAGAAATTGCATTAACTTAGAAAGGATACAATTTGCTAATGAAAATGTAAATATAAGTAAGGATGCCTTTAAAAACTGTACATCACTAAAATATGTTACGTTATCTGATGGAAGTACCTATGAACTGAAAGGGTTGCCAGATACATCTGATGAAAGTATTCCTAAGATAGTACGCACAATTCATTCACAGATACTAAATAACTTTTTTATTAGTGGAACTACATTGATACAGTACAGAGGAAATGAAGAAAGGGTGGTTGTGCCAGAAGGTATAGCGATCATTGGTGAAAAAGCATTTGCTGGTAATGAAGCCGTGGGCAAAGTGATTTTACCAGATTCTATAAGAGAAATTCATGAAGAAGCATTTTCTGACTGTATTCTTTTACAGACAATCAATGTTCCTGAGGGGCTAGAATATATTGGGGAATCATCATTTGAAAATTGTTTAAAGCTCATACGTATAGATTTGCCGGAGTCACTTACTAAAATAGAAAAAGCAGCATTTAACAGATGTAAAAAATTGAATCAGGTAATATTTGGAAGTGAGATGAAAGAAATAGAGAGCCTAGCTTTTTATGGATGTAATTCACTGAAAAATGTACATCTGCCAGAAAAACTTATAAACATAGGTGATATGGTGTTTTATAAGTGTTTTTCTTTAAAGGAAATAACATTACCAGAATCTTTATGCAGACTAGGGAATAATGTATTTACATCATCAGGTATAAAATCAGCAAATATAAAGTGTGATTTAAAAGAGTGTGGAACGGATATTTTCTCACAATGTGACAAACTAAGGAAACTGACTTTTGAAGAAGGGGTTACATATATTGGAGATAAATTTGCATTTAGGTGTTCTTCGCTTAAATACGTTAATATTCCTTCTACAATCGAATATATTGGTAAAAATGCGTTTGAAGGCAGCATTTATATAAAAGATACTGTACAAAATGGGAAGATAGGGAATATATTTGTAGATGGAAGTGAACTTTCAGGAAATATTGTAATTTCTGATGGAATAACTGCCATTGCAGGTGGCGCATTTTATGGGAATACAAAGATTACATCTGTAACATTTCCAAAATCGCTTATACGAATTGGTTCAAGATGTTTTTGTGGATGTACTTCACTTAAAAATATAACACTTCCTAGAGATTTAACCGTAGTGGAAGAAGGGGTTTTTGCATATTGTACATCCTTAGAAAATGTGAGCTCTCAAGGTAAAATAACATATATATCTGACAATGCATTTTATGGATGCAGTAATTTATCACAAGTTCCTTCATCACAGGTCGTACATATAGGTGAAAATACATTTAGCGGTTGTAAAAAGCTTGATTATTTCAATATGAATTGCACAAGCATACAAGCACATGCTTTTAGAAATACTGCATTTTTGGACAGATTGAGAAATCTTTCACCACTTGTCATAATATCAAATACTGTTGTTGATGGTAAGTATTGCACTAAAGATGTTATTATTCCAGAAGGTGTAGTAAATATTTCCCCCTATGCTTTTGCAGGAAATCACAGTATTAATAGAATACTACTTCCAAAAAGTCTTGTAACTATAGGGGATGGAGCATTTAGTGGATGTAAAAATATAAAAGAAATTCATATTCCACATTTGATAAAATATATTGGCAGAAAAGCATTTGAAAAGTGTGTATCTCTTACCAATGTTTCGGGCAATTCAGAAGATATAGGAGAAGGGGCATTTTCATACTGTGTAAATCTTAAAAATGTCATTCTTAAAGGAAGAGTATCTTTGGGAAAAGATGTATTTTGCGGATGTGAGGTTCTTGAAGTATGTCAATGCAAAGAACTTGAATATATAAGTGAGAGCTGTTTTAGTGAATGTACCTCACTAAGTGATTTTGATTTTTCTAATATTAAATTTATAGGTAGAAGTGCTTTTAGTGGTTGTAGTTCTCTTAAAAGTATTTCACTAAATGCAGACACTTATGTTGATGCCCATGCTTTTGAGGACTGTGGAAGTCTAGAAGAAGTGATTTTGTCAGAGGAGGGTATGAAGCATGGAAGTTATGCTTTTGCAGGATGTACTGATCTTAAAGTAATAAGAATTGGTGAAAAAAAATATATTATAGATCAATATCCGTCTGTTTTTGAAAAACAAACTCCAGACATTGTAAAGTCTATATATAATAGTGCAATCAGCTGTTTTGATATAGATGAAAATCTTTCATTATTTGGATATATAAATAAAGGGAGTTCAGTATGTATCCCAAAAGGAATTAAAACAATTGAGCGTGAAGTTTTTAAGGATGCTATGAATCTTGAAGAAATATACATACCTAAAAGTGTAGAATATATTGGTGAGAGAGCTTTTGATAATACAATGTGGCTAGAAAAACAAAGGGTTATTTCACCTATGGTAATTGTAAATAATATACTAATTGATGCATCTTTGTGTCAGGGTGAGGTGATAATACCTAATTATGTTAAAAGAGTTTCTGGATGGGCTTTTGCAAATTGTTATGAACTTACAAAAGTTACTTTTTCTAATTCTAAAACGGTTTTAGAAGAATATGCATTTAGGAACTGTATTAATTTTAAAAAGGTAATTACTGCTGACGGAAAAGAGTATAGATTAACAAGAATTTCAGATAGAAATGATGAGATGTTGCCATCTAGTGTAAAGCAGATTTTTATGGATTGTTTAAACTGCTTTAAAGCAGATGAAAATGATGTTCTGGTTGAGTGTACAGGAAATATTGTGAATCTGATTTTGCCAGATGGAATAACTGCTATTGGAGATAGTGGATTTAAAAACAGTAATTTACTCACACACATTACATTAACTAAAGATATTGTATCAATTGGTAAAAGTGCCTTTGAACAATGTAAATGGCTTGTTTCAGTAAAAAATGCATTAAATGTGAGGATAATAGATAAACTTGCATTTTCAGGCTGTTATTCATTAGAAAGTGTAGCACTTTCAGATAATCTTGAATACATAGGAATGAGGGCTTTTGAACATTGTACGTCATTAAAAAGTATTGTCATACCAGAAGGAATAACTGAAATTCCAGAAAAAACATTTTATAGATGCAAGAGCTTAGAGACGGTTTATCTGCCATCTACTTTAAAAACAATAGGAAGAGAGGCATTTGCATTTTGCTATGAACTAAGGAAAATAAATTTTCCAAAAGGGCTTGAAATTATAGATTCAAGAGCATTTGCATGGTGCTCAAAAATTAATAAAAAATATCTCCTAGAAGATATTTCGGTGGAAGCTGATTCATTCAGCATTGATAGCCTATGA
- a CDS encoding aldo/keto reductase → MLPDYYSPDEETAISIMKHAFNLGCNLFDTAIVPEYGDAEIKLGKFAAHIGREKIIISDKSRFFYGDEMYKAVYKSCENLGTYTDIYFVHQVHEGNEEVTFGRYGAVDALNELKAEGKIKFTGIASHYYDILLRGAKDKRVDVLQGSGNILERGMLNRIESESLFRQKGFILNKVYAAGILPYFFQIQTLLSGALSYPISSALIGMGNHEQVEQAMLKEPKNYTRPAFSQVMSILEKSFVPIPCDRCQRCRCIYGTEIHTIFRQYNYYFLGKDYWALRKLDLSINESAAQCKKCTDMTCMKKCPHSINIPETVQMIKRLVEIHVRNSLI, encoded by the coding sequence GTGCTACCGGATTATTATAGCCCAGATGAAGAAACTGCAATAAGTATAATGAAGCATGCATTCAATCTGGGATGTAATCTTTTTGATACAGCAATAGTACCTGAGTATGGAGATGCAGAAATAAAGCTGGGCAAATTTGCTGCTCACATAGGCAGAGAAAAGATTATTATATCAGATAAGTCAAGATTTTTTTATGGAGACGAAATGTACAAAGCTGTATATAAATCATGTGAAAATCTTGGTACTTATACGGATATTTATTTTGTACATCAGGTGCATGAAGGGAACGAGGAAGTTACATTTGGAAGATATGGTGCTGTGGATGCATTGAATGAACTGAAAGCAGAAGGTAAAATCAAATTTACAGGAATTGCTTCTCACTACTATGACATATTACTAAGGGGAGCAAAAGACAAGAGAGTAGATGTACTTCAGGGAAGTGGAAATATTCTTGAAAGAGGTATGCTTAACAGAATAGAGTCAGAATCGTTGTTTAGACAAAAAGGATTCATTCTCAATAAAGTATATGCAGCAGGAATCTTGCCATACTTCTTCCAAATTCAAACACTTTTATCTGGTGCACTTTCATATCCTATATCAAGTGCATTAATAGGTATGGGAAACCATGAACAAGTAGAACAGGCAATGTTAAAAGAACCTAAAAATTATACTCGGCCTGCCTTTTCACAAGTAATGTCAATACTTGAAAAGAGTTTTGTACCAATTCCATGCGACAGATGTCAAAGGTGTAGATGTATATATGGAACTGAAATACATACAATTTTTAGACAGTACAATTATTATTTTCTGGGTAAGGATTATTGGGCGCTTAGAAAACTGGATCTTAGTATAAATGAAAGTGCTGCACAATGTAAAAAATGCACAGATATGACATGTATGAAAAAATGCCCACATTCAATAAATATACCTGAAACTGTACAAATGATAAAACGATTGGTAGAAATTCATGTTAGAAACTCGCTTATATAA
- a CDS encoding DUF4272 domain-containing protein, whose translation MGILKMFKRNKENKQNKVKQEKKRGVLTLYSVTLDSKNIFDVIKEEFSEVTKSIQTIDGGLKIIFKDGTDIEFNLSDDINHVTTQTNGMANFFSKSPIENEKILQQAMLQISMFTCIVGIGFELNDDEKRTNYIVNTIYEIANKTQSFILYPSMKLYTSEGKLLISIDGETDFEKYYPISNSDLLKRDIKPSCNDEERYRKIIKECDEKKIPHTDFMLSTQIMENEVKVTSVEKIAKRATAVFSCALYSECLLIEGGSIELAKDEFEDINKIYGVKSYLTDKEKEYIQMEQPDKITAIQFSWQYERCCVLLWALGLIDLNSPTEICNVHQIAQIIRNYDSIDELIKDSSIRSNEELLDMHTRILYYDWACVESRVENQETPANLNSGVVQEQHFALNWIISANEDCEWDDISPNT comes from the coding sequence ATGGGAATATTAAAAATGTTTAAAAGAAATAAAGAAAATAAACAAAATAAAGTTAAACAAGAAAAGAAAAGAGGGGTTTTAACTTTATATTCAGTTACTTTAGATAGTAAAAATATTTTTGATGTAATAAAAGAAGAATTTTCAGAAGTAACAAAGTCAATTCAAACAATTGATGGAGGATTGAAAATTATTTTTAAAGATGGTACAGATATTGAGTTCAATTTATCAGATGATATAAATCATGTGACAACACAAACAAATGGTATGGCTAACTTTTTTTCTAAATCACCAATTGAAAATGAAAAAATTTTACAACAAGCTATGTTGCAAATTAGCATGTTCACTTGTATTGTAGGAATTGGATTTGAACTTAATGATGATGAAAAAAGAACAAACTATATTGTAAATACTATATATGAAATCGCAAACAAAACTCAAAGTTTTATCCTTTATCCTAGTATGAAATTATACACGTCAGAAGGTAAATTACTTATATCTATAGATGGAGAAACTGATTTTGAAAAGTATTATCCAATATCAAACTCAGATTTATTAAAAAGAGATATAAAGCCATCTTGTAATGATGAAGAACGATATAGAAAAATCATAAAAGAATGTGATGAAAAGAAAATACCACATACAGACTTTATGTTGTCAACTCAAATTATGGAAAATGAAGTGAAAGTTACAAGTGTAGAAAAAATAGCTAAGAGAGCAACAGCTGTATTTTCTTGTGCCTTATATTCAGAGTGCTTGTTAATAGAAGGTGGATCTATAGAACTTGCAAAGGATGAGTTTGAAGATATTAATAAAATATATGGAGTGAAAAGCTATTTAACCGACAAAGAAAAAGAATATATACAAATGGAACAACCAGATAAGATTACAGCTATACAATTCTCTTGGCAATACGAAAGATGTTGCGTATTATTATGGGCACTTGGTCTTATAGACTTAAATTCACCAACTGAAATTTGTAATGTTCATCAAATAGCTCAAATTATAAGAAACTATGATTCTATAGATGAATTAATAAAAGATTCTAGCATTAGAAGTAATGAAGAACTATTAGATATGCATACAAGGATTCTATATTATGATTGGGCATGTGTAGAATCAAGAGTGGAAAATCAAGAAACACCAGCAAACTTAAATTCTGGAGTAGTTCAAGAACAACATTTTGCTTTAAATTGGATTATTAGTGCTAATGAAGATTGTGAGTGGGATGATATTTCTCCTAATACATAA